A window of Primulina huaijiensis isolate GDHJ02 chromosome 9, ASM1229523v2, whole genome shotgun sequence contains these coding sequences:
- the LOC140983850 gene encoding mitogen-activated protein kinase kinase 10-like — translation MTSMRERRQQQALRLILPSDPNCALMSFPSSGSSSSLSSASSGSNSSSLGTNCISDLKKLEILGHGNGGTVYKVCHEQTGMIYALKVLHDFDKLEDVEYRQLAMSEADILTRVDTSEYIVRCLGVLDSGFEEGKGRRGDLCFVMEYMDMGSLHDILRKNKKLPENVISGIARNVLKGLQYLHGMQIVHGDIKPSNLLVNGAKGEVKLADFGASRVVINRNQADCMDSCVGTCAYMSPERMDPEKWNKDGCSGGFAGDIWSLGLVAMECYVGRFPLIKPGQKPDWVTLMCAICFEEDVKPMLRMASLEFQSFCQRCLERDWRIRGTVEELLSHPFVNNNTSSNESNGVTVSVAS, via the coding sequence ATGACTTCGATGAGGGAAAGAAGGCAGCAACAGGCTTTGAGATTGATATTGCCTTCGGACCCAAATTGCGCTCTTATGTCGTTTCCATCATCAGGGTCGTCATCATCATTGTCGTCTGCAAGTTCGGGCTCAAATTCTAGTTCACTAGGTACTAATTGCATTTCGGACCTCAAGAAACTCGAAATTCTTGGACATGGCAATGGTGGCACTGTTTACAAGGTTTGTCATGAGCAGACTGGTATGATTTATGCTTTGAAAGTGCTGCACGACTTCGATAAATTGGAAGACGTCGAATATCGACAACTGGCGATGAGTGAAGCAGATATACTCACACGTGTCGACACCTCGGAGTACATTGTGAGGTGTTTAGGTGTTCTCGATAGTGGATTTGAAGAGGGTAAAGGTAGAAGAGGTGATCTTTGCTTCGTGATGGAGTACATGGATATGGGATCATTGCACGATATACTGCGCAAGAACAAGAAACTGCCTGAGAATGTGATTTCAGGGATAGCAAGAAATGTGTTGAAAGGGTTGCAATAtttgcatgggatgcaaatagTGCATGGAGACATAAAACCCTCAAATTTGTTGGTGAATGGAGCTAAAGGAGAGGTGAAACTAGCCGATTTTGGTGCTAGTCGAGTCGTGATAAACCGAAACCAGGCAGACTGTATGGACTCTTGTGTGGGCACGTGCGCGTACATGAGCCCTGAGAGGATGGACCCTGAGAAATGGAACAAGGATGGGTGCTCGGGAGGGTTTGCGGGAGACATATGGTCACTCGGCCTGGTGGCTATGGAATGTTACGTGGGGCGTTTCCCGTTGATCAAGCCGGGGCAGAAGCCTGATTGGGTGACTTTGATGTGTGCGATTTGCTTTGAAGAGGATGTGAAACCCATGCTAAGGATGGCTTCTTTGGAGTTCCAGAGTTTTTGCCAAAGGTGTTTGGAAAGAGACTGGAGGATCAGAGGGACTGTGGAAGAGCTTCTTTCTCACCCTTTTGTTAACAATAATACATCTTCTAATGAAAGTAATGGTGTAACTGTGAGTGTTGCATCCTag